The following coding sequences are from one Onychomys torridus chromosome 14, mOncTor1.1, whole genome shotgun sequence window:
- the Bag5 gene encoding BAG family molecular chaperone regulator 5 isoform X1: protein MSLSTLTGSACETEHRSMDMGNQHPSISRLQEIQREAKSIEPQVVGFSGLSDDKNYKRLERILTKQLFEIDSVDTEGKGDIQQARKRAAQEIERLLRELEQNANHPHRIEIQNIFKEAQALVKEKIVPFYSGGNCVTDEFEEGIQDIILRLTHVKTGGKISLRKARYNTLTKICAVQEIIEDCMKKQPSLPLSEDVHPSVAKINSVMCEVNKARGTLIALLMGVDSTETCRHLSCVLSGLMADLDALDVCGRTEIRNYRREVVEDINKLLKYLDLEEEADNTHAFDLGQNHSILKIEKVLKRMREIKNELLQPQSPPELCLSSKTELQGLIGQLDEVSLEKNPCIREARRRAVIEVQTLITYLDLKEALEKRKLFPCEETSPHKAVWGVLGNLSEIQGEVLSFGGNRTDKNYIRLEELLTKQLLALDAVDPQGEEKCKAARKQAVKLAQNILSYLDMKSDEWEY from the exons ATGTCTCTAAGCACGCTTACCGGGAG TGCTTGTGAAACTGAACACAGAAGTATGGATATGGGAAACCAGCACCCTTCCATTAGTAGGCTTCAGGAGATCCAAAGGGAAGCGAAGAGCATAGAGCCTCAAGTGGTGGGCTTCAGTGGCCTGTCGGATGACAAGAATTACAAGAGACTGGAGAGGATTCTGACGAAACAACTTTTTGAAATAGACTCCgtagacacagaaggaaaaggagacatTCAGCAAGCCAGGAAGAGGGCGGCGCAGGAGATAGAACGCCTTCTCAGAGAGCTGGAGCAGAATGCAAACCACCCACACCGCATCGAAATCCAGAACATCTTTAAGGAAGCACAGGCCCTTGTGAAAGAAAAGATTGTGCCCTTTTACAGTGGAGGCAACTGTGTGACTGACGAGTTTGAGGAAGGCATCCAGGACATCATTCTGAGGCTCACACATGTTAAAACCGGAGGGAAGATCTCCTTGCGGAAAGCAAGGTACAACACACTAACCAAGATCTGTGCAGTGCAAGAGATTATTGAAGACTGCATGAAGAAACAGCCTTCCCTGCCCCTCTCTGAGGATGTGCATCCTTCTGTTGCCAAGATCAATTCTGTGATGTGTGAAGTGAACAAGGCCAGAGGTACTCTGATCGCACTTCTGATGGGTGTGGACAGTACTGAGACTTGCAGGCACTTATCGTGCGTGCTGTCAGGGTTGATGGCTGATCTAGATGCTTTAGATGTGTGTGGGCGTACAGAGATCAGGAATTATCGGAGGGAGGTGGTGGAAGATATCAACAAATTACTGAAATATCTGGATTTAGAAGAGGAAGCTGACAATACGCATGCATTTGACCTGGGACAGAACCATTCCattctaaaaatagaaaaggtCCTCAAGAGgatgagagaaataaaaaacgAACTTCTCCAGCCGCAGAGCCCTCCTGAATTGTGTCTGAGCTCCAAGACAGAACTTCAGGGCCTGATCGGACAGCTAGATGAAGTGAGTCTTGAGAAAAACCCCTGTATCCGGGAAGCCAGGAGAAGAGCCGTGATTGAAGTGCAGACCCTGATCACATACCTGGACCtgaaggaagccctggagaagAGGAAGCTGTTCCCTTGCGAGGAGACCTCCCCACACAAGGCTGTGTGGGGTGTCCTTGGAAACCTGTCAGAGATCCAGGGCGAAGTCCTCTCGTTTGGTGGAAACCGAACTGATAAGAACTACATCCGTCTGGAGGAGCTACTGACCAAACAGTTGCTGGCCCTGGACGCCGTTGACccccagggagaagagaagtgtAAGGCTGCCAGGAAACAGGCTGTGAAGCTGGCCCAGAACATCCTCAGCTATCTTGACATGAAGTCTGATGAGTGGGAGTACTGA
- the Bag5 gene encoding BAG family molecular chaperone regulator 5 isoform X2 — protein MDMGNQHPSISRLQEIQREAKSIEPQVVGFSGLSDDKNYKRLERILTKQLFEIDSVDTEGKGDIQQARKRAAQEIERLLRELEQNANHPHRIEIQNIFKEAQALVKEKIVPFYSGGNCVTDEFEEGIQDIILRLTHVKTGGKISLRKARYNTLTKICAVQEIIEDCMKKQPSLPLSEDVHPSVAKINSVMCEVNKARGTLIALLMGVDSTETCRHLSCVLSGLMADLDALDVCGRTEIRNYRREVVEDINKLLKYLDLEEEADNTHAFDLGQNHSILKIEKVLKRMREIKNELLQPQSPPELCLSSKTELQGLIGQLDEVSLEKNPCIREARRRAVIEVQTLITYLDLKEALEKRKLFPCEETSPHKAVWGVLGNLSEIQGEVLSFGGNRTDKNYIRLEELLTKQLLALDAVDPQGEEKCKAARKQAVKLAQNILSYLDMKSDEWEY, from the coding sequence ATGGATATGGGAAACCAGCACCCTTCCATTAGTAGGCTTCAGGAGATCCAAAGGGAAGCGAAGAGCATAGAGCCTCAAGTGGTGGGCTTCAGTGGCCTGTCGGATGACAAGAATTACAAGAGACTGGAGAGGATTCTGACGAAACAACTTTTTGAAATAGACTCCgtagacacagaaggaaaaggagacatTCAGCAAGCCAGGAAGAGGGCGGCGCAGGAGATAGAACGCCTTCTCAGAGAGCTGGAGCAGAATGCAAACCACCCACACCGCATCGAAATCCAGAACATCTTTAAGGAAGCACAGGCCCTTGTGAAAGAAAAGATTGTGCCCTTTTACAGTGGAGGCAACTGTGTGACTGACGAGTTTGAGGAAGGCATCCAGGACATCATTCTGAGGCTCACACATGTTAAAACCGGAGGGAAGATCTCCTTGCGGAAAGCAAGGTACAACACACTAACCAAGATCTGTGCAGTGCAAGAGATTATTGAAGACTGCATGAAGAAACAGCCTTCCCTGCCCCTCTCTGAGGATGTGCATCCTTCTGTTGCCAAGATCAATTCTGTGATGTGTGAAGTGAACAAGGCCAGAGGTACTCTGATCGCACTTCTGATGGGTGTGGACAGTACTGAGACTTGCAGGCACTTATCGTGCGTGCTGTCAGGGTTGATGGCTGATCTAGATGCTTTAGATGTGTGTGGGCGTACAGAGATCAGGAATTATCGGAGGGAGGTGGTGGAAGATATCAACAAATTACTGAAATATCTGGATTTAGAAGAGGAAGCTGACAATACGCATGCATTTGACCTGGGACAGAACCATTCCattctaaaaatagaaaaggtCCTCAAGAGgatgagagaaataaaaaacgAACTTCTCCAGCCGCAGAGCCCTCCTGAATTGTGTCTGAGCTCCAAGACAGAACTTCAGGGCCTGATCGGACAGCTAGATGAAGTGAGTCTTGAGAAAAACCCCTGTATCCGGGAAGCCAGGAGAAGAGCCGTGATTGAAGTGCAGACCCTGATCACATACCTGGACCtgaaggaagccctggagaagAGGAAGCTGTTCCCTTGCGAGGAGACCTCCCCACACAAGGCTGTGTGGGGTGTCCTTGGAAACCTGTCAGAGATCCAGGGCGAAGTCCTCTCGTTTGGTGGAAACCGAACTGATAAGAACTACATCCGTCTGGAGGAGCTACTGACCAAACAGTTGCTGGCCCTGGACGCCGTTGACccccagggagaagagaagtgtAAGGCTGCCAGGAAACAGGCTGTGAAGCTGGCCCAGAACATCCTCAGCTATCTTGACATGAAGTCTGATGAGTGGGAGTACTGA
- the LOC118595334 gene encoding cytochrome c oxidase assembly factor 8 isoform X1: protein MAALRPGSEALRTALCRSFSGGVGRLASERGTERRDAASSRVSGFCPPRQSCHDWIGPPDKYSNLRPVHFHIPENESPLEQRLRELRQETQEWNQQFWANQNLSFTKEKEEFICSRLQAKGSVLRTASGQRTALDAEEMADFYKEFLSKNFQKHMCYNRDWYKRNLAITFFMGKVALERMWGKLRRKQKMSS, encoded by the exons ATGGCGGCCTTGCGGCCCGGAAGCGAAGCGCTTCGCACTGCTCTCTGCCGTTCCTTCTCCGGCGGCGTTGGTCGGCTGGCCAGTGAACGCGGTACGGAGCGCAGGGATGCTGCGTCCAGCCGG GTCTCAGGATTCTGCCCTCCAAGACAGTCCTGCCATGATTGGATAGGACCCCCAGATAAATATTCAAACCTTCGTCCGGTTCATTTTCATATTCCTGAAAACGAGTCCCCCTTGGAACAAAGGCTTAGAGAATTGAGACAAGAAACACAAGAATGGAACCAGCAGTTTTGGGCGAACCAGAATTTGAGTTTTACTAAG GAAAAAGAAGAATTCATTTGCTCAAGACTGCAAGCTAAAGGCTCAGTCCTGCGAACTGCATCAG gtcaaagaACAGCATTGGATGCAGAGGAAATGGCTGACTTTTATAAGGAGTTTCTGAGTAAGAATTTTCAGAAGCACATGTGTTATAATCG AGACTGGTACAAGCGTAATCTTGCCATCACGTTCTTCATGGGGAAAGTGgcgctggagaggatgtggggcaagTTGAGGCGGAAGCAGAAGATGAGCAGCTAG
- the LOC118595334 gene encoding cytochrome c oxidase assembly factor 8 isoform X2 — protein sequence MCTKVSGFCPPRQSCHDWIGPPDKYSNLRPVHFHIPENESPLEQRLRELRQETQEWNQQFWANQNLSFTKEKEEFICSRLQAKGSVLRTASGQRTALDAEEMADFYKEFLSKNFQKHMCYNRDWYKRNLAITFFMGKVALERMWGKLRRKQKMSS from the exons ATGTGCACAAAG GTCTCAGGATTCTGCCCTCCAAGACAGTCCTGCCATGATTGGATAGGACCCCCAGATAAATATTCAAACCTTCGTCCGGTTCATTTTCATATTCCTGAAAACGAGTCCCCCTTGGAACAAAGGCTTAGAGAATTGAGACAAGAAACACAAGAATGGAACCAGCAGTTTTGGGCGAACCAGAATTTGAGTTTTACTAAG GAAAAAGAAGAATTCATTTGCTCAAGACTGCAAGCTAAAGGCTCAGTCCTGCGAACTGCATCAG gtcaaagaACAGCATTGGATGCAGAGGAAATGGCTGACTTTTATAAGGAGTTTCTGAGTAAGAATTTTCAGAAGCACATGTGTTATAATCG AGACTGGTACAAGCGTAATCTTGCCATCACGTTCTTCATGGGGAAAGTGgcgctggagaggatgtggggcaagTTGAGGCGGAAGCAGAAGATGAGCAGCTAG